From Primulina tabacum isolate GXHZ01 chromosome 2, ASM2559414v2, whole genome shotgun sequence, one genomic window encodes:
- the LOC142536962 gene encoding uncharacterized protein LOC142536962 isoform X6, with amino-acid sequence MGDHFVLLVDRLLTESTLEAAILSKNLLPSESTIENKKASFSINIMDTSVGSSTMKSEECRICHDEDEDSNMDTPCSCRGSLKYAHPKCVQRWCNEKGDTICEICHQQFKPEYTAPPPLFNYGGISVNFRGNWEISRGDLRAPHFMSMVSTNGSFPDPNFDEYTVHTSRSLLCCLHGSSGFTAYTSIYPIWCWGILNFSVHVVHVANNWNFVTYLYHGESIYRNTKAATKTGPPNTPSGRFRGRE; translated from the exons ATGGGCGATCACTTTGTATTACTGGTGGATAGATTGCTTACTGAATCCACGCTTGAAGCTGCCATCCTGAGTAAAAATCTGTTGCCCTCTGAATCCACCATTGAAAACAAGAAAGCTAGTTTTTCTATCAATATAATGGATACGAGTGTAGGATCTTCCACAATGAAATCTGAAGAGTGTAGGATTTGCCATGATGAAGATGAGGATTCAAACATGGATACTCCATGTTCATGTCGTGGAAGCTTGAAG TATGCTCACCCTAAGTGTGTGCAAAGGTGGTGCAATGAGAAAGGCGATACTATCTGCGAGATTTGCCATCAG CAATTCAAGCCAGAGTATACAGCACCACCTCCTCTATTCAATTATGGTGGCATCTCAGTGAACTTCAG GGGAAACTGGGAGATATCAAGAGGGGACCTGCGTGCTCCTCATTTCATGTCAATGGTTTCTACCAACGGGAGTTTTCCTGATCCAAACTTTGACGAATATACAGTTCACACTTCTCGAAGCCTGTTATGCTGTC TTCATGGTTCTTCTGGTTTTACGGCATACACTTCCATTTATCCTATATGGTGCTGGGGAATACTCAATTTCTCTGTTCATG TTGTTCATGTTGCGAACAATTGGAATTTTGTTACTTATTTATATCATGGTGAAAGCATTTACCGCAATACAAAGGCCGCGACCAAGACAG GGCCCCCCAATACTCCCAGCGGCAGATTCCGAGGAAGAGAATGA
- the LOC142536962 gene encoding uncharacterized protein LOC142536962 isoform X3 — MGDHFVLLVDRLLTESTLEAAILSKNLLPSESTIENKKASFSINIMDTSVGSSTMKSEECRICHDEDEDSNMDTPCSCRGSLKYAHPKCVQRWCNEKGDTICEICHQQFKPEYTAPPPLFNYGGISVNFRGNWEISRGDLRAPHFMSMVSTNGSFPDPNFDEYTVHTSRSLLCCRIITVIFMVLLVLRHTLPFILYGAGEYSISLFMLFMLRTIGILLLIYIMVKAFTAIQRPRPRQGPPILPAADSEEENELPRIQPESHLINVP, encoded by the exons ATGGGCGATCACTTTGTATTACTGGTGGATAGATTGCTTACTGAATCCACGCTTGAAGCTGCCATCCTGAGTAAAAATCTGTTGCCCTCTGAATCCACCATTGAAAACAAGAAAGCTAGTTTTTCTATCAATATAATGGATACGAGTGTAGGATCTTCCACAATGAAATCTGAAGAGTGTAGGATTTGCCATGATGAAGATGAGGATTCAAACATGGATACTCCATGTTCATGTCGTGGAAGCTTGAAG TATGCTCACCCTAAGTGTGTGCAAAGGTGGTGCAATGAGAAAGGCGATACTATCTGCGAGATTTGCCATCAG CAATTCAAGCCAGAGTATACAGCACCACCTCCTCTATTCAATTATGGTGGCATCTCAGTGAACTTCAG GGGAAACTGGGAGATATCAAGAGGGGACCTGCGTGCTCCTCATTTCATGTCAATGGTTTCTACCAACGGGAGTTTTCCTGATCCAAACTTTGACGAATATACAGTTCACACTTCTCGAAGCCTGTTATGCTGTCGTATAATCACTGTGATT TTCATGGTTCTTCTGGTTTTACGGCATACACTTCCATTTATCCTATATGGTGCTGGGGAATACTCAATTTCTCTGTTCATG TTGTTCATGTTGCGAACAATTGGAATTTTGTTACTTATTTATATCATGGTGAAAGCATTTACCGCAATACAAAGGCCGCGACCAAGACAG GGCCCCCCAATACTCCCAGCGGCAGATTCCGAGGAAGAGAATGAGTTACCTAGAATACAACCAGAGTCGCATCTTATTAACGTTCCATAG
- the LOC142536962 gene encoding uncharacterized protein LOC142536962 isoform X5 has translation MDTSVGSSTMKSEECRICHDEDEDSNMDTPCSCRGSLKYAHPKCVQRWCNEKGDTICEICHQQFKPEYTAPPPLFNYGGISVNFRGNWEISRGDLRAPHFMSMVSTNGSFPDPNFDEYTVHTSRSLLCCRIITVIFMVLLVLRHTLPFILYGAGEYSISLFMVRLHILMFFLKFSILRMSLQTFPLQLFMLRTIGILLLIYIMVKAFTAIQRPRPRQGPPILPAADSEEENELPRIQPESHLINVP, from the exons ATGGATACGAGTGTAGGATCTTCCACAATGAAATCTGAAGAGTGTAGGATTTGCCATGATGAAGATGAGGATTCAAACATGGATACTCCATGTTCATGTCGTGGAAGCTTGAAG TATGCTCACCCTAAGTGTGTGCAAAGGTGGTGCAATGAGAAAGGCGATACTATCTGCGAGATTTGCCATCAG CAATTCAAGCCAGAGTATACAGCACCACCTCCTCTATTCAATTATGGTGGCATCTCAGTGAACTTCAG GGGAAACTGGGAGATATCAAGAGGGGACCTGCGTGCTCCTCATTTCATGTCAATGGTTTCTACCAACGGGAGTTTTCCTGATCCAAACTTTGACGAATATACAGTTCACACTTCTCGAAGCCTGTTATGCTGTCGTATAATCACTGTGATT TTCATGGTTCTTCTGGTTTTACGGCATACACTTCCATTTATCCTATATGGTGCTGGGGAATACTCAATTTCTCTGTTCATGGTGAGATTACATATCCTAAtgtttttcttgaaatttagcATTCTGAGAATGAGTCTGCAGACTTTCCCACTGCAGTTGTTCATGTTGCGAACAATTGGAATTTTGTTACTTATTTATATCATGGTGAAAGCATTTACCGCAATACAAAGGCCGCGACCAAGACAG GGCCCCCCAATACTCCCAGCGGCAGATTCCGAGGAAGAGAATGAGTTACCTAGAATACAACCAGAGTCGCATCTTATTAACGTTCCATAG
- the LOC142536962 gene encoding uncharacterized protein LOC142536962 isoform X2, which translates to MGDHFVLLVDRLLTESTLEAAILSKNLLPSESTIENKKASFSINIMDTSVGSSTMKSEECRICHDEDEDSNMDTPCSCRGSLKYAHPKCVQRWCNEKGDTICEICHQQFKPEYTAPPPLFNYGGISVNFRGNWEISRGDLRAPHFMSMVSTNGSFPDPNFDEYTVHTSRSLLCCRIITVIFMVLLVLRHTLPFILYGAGEYSISLFMTFPLQLFMLRTIGILLLIYIMVKAFTAIQRPRPRQGPPILPAADSEEENELPRIQPESHLINVP; encoded by the exons ATGGGCGATCACTTTGTATTACTGGTGGATAGATTGCTTACTGAATCCACGCTTGAAGCTGCCATCCTGAGTAAAAATCTGTTGCCCTCTGAATCCACCATTGAAAACAAGAAAGCTAGTTTTTCTATCAATATAATGGATACGAGTGTAGGATCTTCCACAATGAAATCTGAAGAGTGTAGGATTTGCCATGATGAAGATGAGGATTCAAACATGGATACTCCATGTTCATGTCGTGGAAGCTTGAAG TATGCTCACCCTAAGTGTGTGCAAAGGTGGTGCAATGAGAAAGGCGATACTATCTGCGAGATTTGCCATCAG CAATTCAAGCCAGAGTATACAGCACCACCTCCTCTATTCAATTATGGTGGCATCTCAGTGAACTTCAG GGGAAACTGGGAGATATCAAGAGGGGACCTGCGTGCTCCTCATTTCATGTCAATGGTTTCTACCAACGGGAGTTTTCCTGATCCAAACTTTGACGAATATACAGTTCACACTTCTCGAAGCCTGTTATGCTGTCGTATAATCACTGTGATT TTCATGGTTCTTCTGGTTTTACGGCATACACTTCCATTTATCCTATATGGTGCTGGGGAATACTCAATTTCTCTGTTCATG ACTTTCCCACTGCAGTTGTTCATGTTGCGAACAATTGGAATTTTGTTACTTATTTATATCATGGTGAAAGCATTTACCGCAATACAAAGGCCGCGACCAAGACAG GGCCCCCCAATACTCCCAGCGGCAGATTCCGAGGAAGAGAATGAGTTACCTAGAATACAACCAGAGTCGCATCTTATTAACGTTCCATAG
- the LOC142536962 gene encoding putative E3 ubiquitin ligase SUD1 isoform X7, with protein sequence MGDHFVLLVDRLLTESTLEAAILSKNLLPSESTIENKKASFSINIMDTSVGSSTMKSEECRICHDEDEDSNMDTPCSCRGSLKYAHPKCVQRWCNEKGDTICEICHQFMVLLVLRHTLPFILYGAGEYSISLFMVRLHILMFFLKFSILRMSLQTFPLQLFMLRTIGILLLIYIMVKAFTAIQRPRPRQGPPILPAADSEEENELPRIQPESHLINVP encoded by the exons ATGGGCGATCACTTTGTATTACTGGTGGATAGATTGCTTACTGAATCCACGCTTGAAGCTGCCATCCTGAGTAAAAATCTGTTGCCCTCTGAATCCACCATTGAAAACAAGAAAGCTAGTTTTTCTATCAATATAATGGATACGAGTGTAGGATCTTCCACAATGAAATCTGAAGAGTGTAGGATTTGCCATGATGAAGATGAGGATTCAAACATGGATACTCCATGTTCATGTCGTGGAAGCTTGAAG TATGCTCACCCTAAGTGTGTGCAAAGGTGGTGCAATGAGAAAGGCGATACTATCTGCGAGATTTGCCATCAG TTCATGGTTCTTCTGGTTTTACGGCATACACTTCCATTTATCCTATATGGTGCTGGGGAATACTCAATTTCTCTGTTCATGGTGAGATTACATATCCTAAtgtttttcttgaaatttagcATTCTGAGAATGAGTCTGCAGACTTTCCCACTGCAGTTGTTCATGTTGCGAACAATTGGAATTTTGTTACTTATTTATATCATGGTGAAAGCATTTACCGCAATACAAAGGCCGCGACCAAGACAG GGCCCCCCAATACTCCCAGCGGCAGATTCCGAGGAAGAGAATGAGTTACCTAGAATACAACCAGAGTCGCATCTTATTAACGTTCCATAG
- the LOC142536962 gene encoding uncharacterized protein LOC142536962 isoform X4 yields the protein MGDHFVLLVDRLLTESTLEAAILSKNLLPSESTIENKKASFSINIMDTSVGSSTMKSEECRICHDEDEDSNMDTPCSCRGSLKYAHPKCVQRWCNEKGDTICEICHQQFKPEYTAPPPLFNYGGISVNFRGNWEISRGDLRAPHFMSMVSTNGSFPDPNFDEYTVHTSRSLLCCLHGSSGFTAYTSIYPIWCWGILNFSVHDFPTAVVHVANNWNFVTYLYHGESIYRNTKAATKTGPPNTPSGRFRGRE from the exons ATGGGCGATCACTTTGTATTACTGGTGGATAGATTGCTTACTGAATCCACGCTTGAAGCTGCCATCCTGAGTAAAAATCTGTTGCCCTCTGAATCCACCATTGAAAACAAGAAAGCTAGTTTTTCTATCAATATAATGGATACGAGTGTAGGATCTTCCACAATGAAATCTGAAGAGTGTAGGATTTGCCATGATGAAGATGAGGATTCAAACATGGATACTCCATGTTCATGTCGTGGAAGCTTGAAG TATGCTCACCCTAAGTGTGTGCAAAGGTGGTGCAATGAGAAAGGCGATACTATCTGCGAGATTTGCCATCAG CAATTCAAGCCAGAGTATACAGCACCACCTCCTCTATTCAATTATGGTGGCATCTCAGTGAACTTCAG GGGAAACTGGGAGATATCAAGAGGGGACCTGCGTGCTCCTCATTTCATGTCAATGGTTTCTACCAACGGGAGTTTTCCTGATCCAAACTTTGACGAATATACAGTTCACACTTCTCGAAGCCTGTTATGCTGTC TTCATGGTTCTTCTGGTTTTACGGCATACACTTCCATTTATCCTATATGGTGCTGGGGAATACTCAATTTCTCTGTTCATG ACTTTCCCACTGCAGTTGTTCATGTTGCGAACAATTGGAATTTTGTTACTTATTTATATCATGGTGAAAGCATTTACCGCAATACAAAGGCCGCGACCAAGACAG GGCCCCCCAATACTCCCAGCGGCAGATTCCGAGGAAGAGAATGA
- the LOC142536962 gene encoding uncharacterized protein LOC142536962 isoform X1 translates to MGDHFVLLVDRLLTESTLEAAILSKNLLPSESTIENKKASFSINIMDTSVGSSTMKSEECRICHDEDEDSNMDTPCSCRGSLKYAHPKCVQRWCNEKGDTICEICHQQFKPEYTAPPPLFNYGGISVNFRGNWEISRGDLRAPHFMSMVSTNGSFPDPNFDEYTVHTSRSLLCCRIITVIFMVLLVLRHTLPFILYGAGEYSISLFMVRLHILMFFLKFSILRMSLQTFPLQLFMLRTIGILLLIYIMVKAFTAIQRPRPRQGPPILPAADSEEENELPRIQPESHLINVP, encoded by the exons ATGGGCGATCACTTTGTATTACTGGTGGATAGATTGCTTACTGAATCCACGCTTGAAGCTGCCATCCTGAGTAAAAATCTGTTGCCCTCTGAATCCACCATTGAAAACAAGAAAGCTAGTTTTTCTATCAATATAATGGATACGAGTGTAGGATCTTCCACAATGAAATCTGAAGAGTGTAGGATTTGCCATGATGAAGATGAGGATTCAAACATGGATACTCCATGTTCATGTCGTGGAAGCTTGAAG TATGCTCACCCTAAGTGTGTGCAAAGGTGGTGCAATGAGAAAGGCGATACTATCTGCGAGATTTGCCATCAG CAATTCAAGCCAGAGTATACAGCACCACCTCCTCTATTCAATTATGGTGGCATCTCAGTGAACTTCAG GGGAAACTGGGAGATATCAAGAGGGGACCTGCGTGCTCCTCATTTCATGTCAATGGTTTCTACCAACGGGAGTTTTCCTGATCCAAACTTTGACGAATATACAGTTCACACTTCTCGAAGCCTGTTATGCTGTCGTATAATCACTGTGATT TTCATGGTTCTTCTGGTTTTACGGCATACACTTCCATTTATCCTATATGGTGCTGGGGAATACTCAATTTCTCTGTTCATGGTGAGATTACATATCCTAAtgtttttcttgaaatttagcATTCTGAGAATGAGTCTGCAGACTTTCCCACTGCAGTTGTTCATGTTGCGAACAATTGGAATTTTGTTACTTATTTATATCATGGTGAAAGCATTTACCGCAATACAAAGGCCGCGACCAAGACAG GGCCCCCCAATACTCCCAGCGGCAGATTCCGAGGAAGAGAATGAGTTACCTAGAATACAACCAGAGTCGCATCTTATTAACGTTCCATAG